TGTTATTATTGAGTCAAACTTCTCCCCTCTCACTGGTTCATAAAGATTTCCAAGCCTAACTTCGGCATTTTTTACATGATTGAGCTTCAAATTTTTCCTCGCTATTGAAACAGCTCTCCTATTCACATCTGTCATGACTACCCACTTCACAAACCTCGAAGCAACGATACCTATCGGACCATACCCACAACCCAAATCAAGGATTTTCCAGTCAGGATTTAGAAGCATATTCTTTATTAGCAACTCGGTACCTCTATCGAGCTTTCCAAAAGAGAACACGCCACTTGCCGTTATAAATTTAAAACAATAACCCCTAATGCAAACTTCAATAGTTTTTGTCTTAAGAGGTCCCCCAGGCTCCCGTGAGTAGTAATGGGTCATGTGTAAAAAATGCAAAATCCGTTTTATAAGCATGAAGGTTCTCAATCCAAAAACTTTCCCATGATGATAGTTTTCCCGATGCTCTTCCCATATTCTCCAGCAATTTCCTTCCTCAAAGCCGTTACTACTTTTTTTAAATATCTGCCAGCAACTCTAATGGCCTCGGGAAGATCCTTTTCTGTTTCCCACAGATAAAGCCCTCCACTCCCCCTCGGAATCGTCCCACGAAAATGTAGACTGCTTTACATCATGATTTTGAAAACTCTGAAAGTTCTATTTCCACAATTTCACTTTCTACCAACTTCTCATAGCCTAGTCTTTTATAGAAACTGATGGCTCTCTTCAAGTATTGTAATTACTAATTCGCAACCTTTCTCGTAGGCAATATGTTCAACTCTCTCAAACTCATACTCTCAACAACATTAACATTCTTCTTCGTTAAGAAGCGTATTCCCTTAAAATCCTGATCTTTGCACCTGAAAGTCCAAAAATAGAAAAGGAGTTTACTCTACCTTTTTGCGAATATTTTAAGTACTCTCCTTCCAGTAAATAACAGGACAAGTGCCATTTCATTCTGAAGAAGAAGTCCCTTATTGTTATGGGACATAAAAACTCCAAATATCGTTCCAAAAATTGCCCCTACAATCCATAAATATATGAGAAATCTACCAGATTCTAATCCGAAGAGAATTTTTACCCCTGCGGTTATGATTCTATAAGAGAGTGCCAAGGCGAATAGGAACAGAATTTCAAGTAGTATAGTAAACCCCACTGCTTTGCTTACTAGGCTTAGGGCTTTTCCTTTTTCTGTTTTCTTGAGTAAATTAAAATCATGTATTCCATAAATTAGTTTCTTGAAGATTACCGCACCATTCCTAAATGTTAGAAAAATAAAAAGCTTTGAAAACAAGTTTATGTTTTTGAAACTTTTTAGGGCATATATTCCAACTAATACCCATATAGCTGTAAACAGAATTTCATACCTCTTCTTTTCATTTTTTGGAGGTTGTATTCTAAAAATCGTAGTTATTAGCTTGCTTATTGATGAAGAAAACAAGCTCACAACTAAAATCGCCAAATTCAATAGAATGAAAGGTACAACAAGGATATATGCAAAGATATAAGCGAATAAATCAAGAAGGTCCAGGATAATCACCAAGTTCACTATTTATGCAAGATATTTTATTAGATTTTTGGGTTTGAAGTTAAGTGCTACTAAGTCAAGACAAATACCTGACTAAAAATATAAAAGGAGTACAAAAGGAAGAGTATAGAGGTGACATTAGGTGGACATCCGTCGATTCTTTCGCTATAATCTTGATCCTCCTAACTCTAACCATGGGATGTATAACAAAATCCAAAGAAGAAACTGTTACCTCCAAATCTAATGAATTGGAGCTTATTGTATCTTCTCCAAAAACCATTAGCTCCCTCTCTTTTGTTATCACTATAGCCCTAAGAAACGTTGGAAGGGAGAGTATTACGGTCGCAAGGCCAATATACTACGTGACGGTTAGATTTGAATTGTATGGAGAGAATGGGAAGTTAAAATTCCACGGCCCTATTCCGACGTATCTCCCACTAAGTAAGGAGTACGTAGTCGTGTTGGAACCCAAAAAAGAGATTACATGGAGCACAAGGGTTTCCCTCTGCTGGTGGAGTGTAAACAGAACCATTGAGAAAGGACACTATAAGCTTGTAGTTTTATATGACACAAGGAAGGTTCCAGGAGATGTTAATTTCTGGAGAGGAGAATTGAGAGGGGAGCTCAATATAACGGTTGAAAAAACAATTAAATGTCAGTGGTGAAGCTTGAATTTAAAGATCTTGAGATATTCATGTTCCCTTATGAGCTCTTTGAGGAGGTCTTCAAGCCGCCAAGTTAAGGTAGTGGGAGAGGTTGTAGCAAATATAACGTCCTTAAATTTTGATTTGACTATCCTTATTATCTTCTCTATATCATCCTTTGATCCTCCATGGATTATTACGAATTTTCTGAGATGCCAGTTACATCGTCCTTCAAGTTTCTCCTGGGAAATTATTGAGGCCAGTACCCAATCTCTGCAGTACTCAGGGATACAAATTACTTCCCCTATCTTTCTTTTTAGTTCTTCAACTTCTTCCTTATTAAAGCCTATCACGTAAACCTTCATCCCTCACCACATCTTTGGGTACCAATCTCTAGGCATGAACACCTTCTCTACATCTACTGCTATTCCCTTGCTTTTTTGAAGCATTTCTTGGCTTGTCATTATTGCCTTTCCTAAGGCCACTAACTCATCTTTGAGAGTCATTATAGCAACTAAATCTCCTCTCTTTATACCCGCATGGAGTTTTACTATTCCTGGAACTGCCAAATCTGCTCCATG
This is a stretch of genomic DNA from Pyrococcus sp. ST04. It encodes these proteins:
- a CDS encoding class I SAM-dependent methyltransferase, with protein sequence MTHYYSREPGGPLKTKTIEVCIRGYCFKFITASGVFSFGKLDRGTELLIKNMLLNPDWKILDLGCGYGPIGIVASRFVKWVVMTDVNRRAVSIARKNLKLNHVKNAEVRLGNLYEPVRGEKFDSIITNPPVHAGKEVLERIIREAPNYLTNGGTLQLVIKTKQGAKSIREIMEEVFSEVVELAKGSGYRVYAGRL
- a CDS encoding DUF3783 domain-containing protein, translated to MKVYVIGFNKEEVEELKRKIGEVICIPEYCRDWVLASIISQEKLEGRCNWHLRKFVIIHGGSKDDIEKIIRIVKSKFKDVIFATTSPTTLTWRLEDLLKELIREHEYLKIFKFKLHH